The genomic DNA CGCTGTCGTTGGAAAGTGTGAAAGTAAGTAGTTTCTGAAGCAAAATGACTGGTCGCGGTAAGGGAGGCAAGGGTCTCGGAAAGGGAGGAGCAAAGCGTCACCGTAAGGTGTTGCGTGATAACATCCAGGGTATTACCAAGCCCGCCATCCGTCGTCTGGCTCGTCGCGGTGGAGTGAAGCGTATTTCCGGCCTGATCTACGAGGAGACGCGCGGTGTGCTGAAGGtgttcctggagaacgtgatccgcgACGCCGTCACCTACACCGagcacgccaagcgcaagaccgtgaCGGCGATGGATGTGGTGTACGCTCTGAAGCGCCAGGGCCGTAcgctgtacggtttcggaggttaagcacCTCGCTACGACCGCCACCCGACACCGACCGGTCTATCGAAGACACCATGGATCATATCTCGTCTTGGAAATCAAAACGGCCCTTTTCAGGGCCACAGATCGTATTCGAGTAAAGAAATTGTCGCATCTTCCGCTTTTCCGACACTCAATTTGGGCCTTTTTCGATTGGAACACAGCAGCGGCGAAGGGGGAGTAGTGGTGAAATTTTCTGAGCCTTGGGAAGTTGCAATTTTATTGCGAATTGCGTCCCAAGATGGCGGCTGGCATCATGACGCTTGAGATGGCTATGCAAAAGTTATGCACACTTGCATCTATAGCTGGGTTAGTTTTTCGGGCTCGTTCCTTTGTGGTATCAAggtttagttaaaaaaaatccatcgaCGCAGTATTTACGGTACGGGTAGAGTGTTTTACCGTCGAGATTATGAACTTTATTTTTGCCTTAATATCTTAAGGTAATATTTGTTGTAAAACCAGACGGGAAAATAAGCAttaaagtgtgcgtgtgttggtaATGCGTCGTGCTAGCGCTCCTACAGCTATTTGCTTGTGGTACTTAGTATGGCCATTTATTGTCCCATTGTTATTAAAATACGGCAAAGTAATACATTATCATGGTATTCAGCTCGATGGTGTTTATTTCTGCAAATTCCGTTcgaaaacaaagcatttcCCAGGTGTGCTTCCGCATCAAAACccttgtgtgttggtatgcaCCACAATCTTTGGCCTGTCGTGTATGTATTGGTTTCAACGAGCTGTTCGGTTTGGCAGCAGAGTAGGCTGTGGTCTCGTTAATAGGGGACATGGGATGGTTTGCACACTGGGCACATGTGGTTAGTTTAAGGTCATAATTATTTCCCTTTGTTCTTTTTGAAATTATCACAACAccgtggaaaatgaaaatgaaatttttcattgaaaatgaaaatgaattgaAATCGACATAACAGAAttaaaaaaacctttcaaaacaTTTCGTTTTCATTGAACGAAACGCATGTAGAcagaatttaatttattagtaAAACAACCGTAACCAAACAATTCGGTCaatgtaaaattaaaacactaCATAACCGGCTCCCCCCTGACTTAACCTCAGTGTGGTCATTTTCCGGCAAACTGTATTACACCGTACTCGCCAGTCACCATCCAGGAAGCATCCTTGCGCGTCAACTCGTCCGCCATACCTTCCGGCAGCCCACAGATAAGATCCGCCTTCACGGTGCGTAACGTGCACAGGTTCGTCGGCAGAAAGCCTCGCAGTGCCTCCAGGAAGGGTGTACTGTAGGGGAAATTGAAATCACCCAACAGTTTGCGATAGTTCAGATCGCCCTTGAACACGAGCAATTTGGCCTCGGACAGCTTATCGTACAGTGCCGGTGCAATGTCTCGCATGCGATAAAACTCGTACGGCGAGGTCCAGAAATTATCGACCGGACGCATCTCCAACGCTCCGGATGCAAAATGTGCCTTCAGGCGTGTGCCGAACTGTGCCAGAAGGGGCTGTGTGTCATGACCGGCTAGTGTGTCGAGCGTCCACTGCATATCCTTCGGTGTAACGTCCGAAATGTACCACGGTATGGCTTTCACGTTAAAGCACACCTTCGGTGCGAGCTTGTGATGTACGATAAAGTCGGCCAGACAGAGATCGGTGAACAGCTCGTACCCGGAGTTATCGTTGATGATCTCGACGATGCTGGAAGCTGGGCCGGCCGTAATGCATTTCCAGATGTCGAGTGTATGGTCACTAACGATACAGGTTTCTAGCGAGTCGAGCAAACTGAATGGATCGCCATCCTGTTTCACGTCCTGGCCGGCACTGATCGAAAGATCGCACCGATTACCCCACAGATTTAGCTGCAATTGGCAAGCGGAATACGTTTAGAACAGTAGCGTACTTCTTTACTGAGTTTTGCTCACCTTTAACAGCTGCCGGAAGAATGAACCAATTTCTTCCGTCGTTTTCGGTTCCCCATTGAATGCTTCGATGGAGCGCAGTACGGCAACCATTGCATCGTACGAATTGGTCAGCGCTTTATGCTTTTGTTGCTGAAAGTAGTCCAGCTTGTTCAGTGTTTTCCTGCAAAACAGAAACGCTCGCCATCAAACAGGAGCTCTTGAGCTTATGATTCGGCCAACCTCTCGATAGTTACGTGTTTTCGAAGATGTTATTCAACCGCCGGTACATGTAAGTTTCCGCGTACAGCCAGCAGGCCGAAAAGTACGAATTGTCCTGCCCCAGTCCCTCGATGAAGCTGTTCCACACGGTTTCATCACCGAGCGCGGTACGTATCGGGCGGAAATCTTTATCCGTCTGCAGCTCGTACTTGAGCTTCGATATTTCACCAATCGCTGCCTTCAGCTCTTCGCGTGCCGTTTCGCCGCCAAAATTTTCCACAATCTGTTCCTTGTCCTTGGACAGCTGATCGATCACCTGGGTCAGAATGACGGGCAACCGTTCGCGCATTGTGTAGTAACCGAATCCCctgttaatttaattaaaaggcGCTTTAAAGCATGCTCTAAGAGAGGAGAATCAGCACACAACTTACTGCTTGTATTGTCCCTTGAGCGGTGCATTGAAGGGTGGCTTTTCATCGATGATGTTGTACTTGGTGGTAAGATCCGTCGTCGTCATTGTTGATCGGCAGTGGTTTCCTTCGAATTGAACTTGATTAACTTTAATCGGTGGATGGCGCTATTCCAGCGCAATCGGATCGACAGAACTCTAGATGATCACTactggcagcaacagcagcaggggAGCATAAATTAAGCACCCCACACAagaatgtgctatttttagtACACACCGTGTTTCTTAACCCGGCTATGCTGTGGCACTGGGCGAACGATAATCTGTGCACGCAACAACACGGTCGCTTCCAGATCCAGATTCAGAACAGCAGATAGCAAGCTGCACCGGGTAAGGTTAAGATTATTACGAGCGCTGAATCTAATATAAACAAATATGCAATCGCCAACTAGATTCGATCGCAAAGGAGGCTGTGTTGTTGCCGGAAAAAATCGCCACACAGAAGGCCACCGCACACAGCAATCAGCTGTTGGCAGCTGTCAAAGTGACGGCAGTGTGGGTTGGTTTAAAAGTAACTGGACTGCGGTTATAGTAGAGTCTTACAAATTTGATTTTGTGTGCAAATGATTTGGCTAAAGTCTAAATAGATGCGGCTTAACTCTGAATAGATACCCCCCTAATCAcgggcactcatttttgcaactgagtaaccttaaatttaggtaaaagttaagcaaaaatgtgagaaatcgtagtaataattatttatgataattaaaaataataaatttggtTTCACCCGTAGCTGGAAAGTCAGTCACACAATCTGGGAGGCGattcagatgggatttgatccctggccctgtcgtgtgaagaccggcgtcgctaACGCCTCAGACTCAGAAATGTTTCAACCGTTACTgaaatttaacaattttaatatcCACGTAACGCTTCTTCCAATTTTCGATACGAGTCTTACAATTGCTGCTACTTGTCCTCTTGTACCTAATTAATAAAACTCATTATAACCATCCTTCAATGGTCGTATTCCGGTTGTGTGTAATCTGAGAAGTGTTttgcgtttaattttttttcttatttattttacgaTGCTTTTGTAGAATAAATTCGTCATCTCTTCACTTCCTTATTTTTCGTCGTCTTAATGTAACAGTTACCctatacacacacaatcgTTTGCTTGGCAATCGGTTTCAAAATGGAACGTGGTCGCACGTTGGAATGTAGCACGCACCCTGTCAAACGTTCATCTGGCGCgattttaaaaaattgccCAGCTCATGCAAACTTAGCACAGTTTGCGTTTCCTTCTCCTCTACACCGGGCAAACCTTTCAGTACCGTCCGTTGACAAATGTCGACCTGCACCGGTTCGTTTTCCGGCAGATAGATATCGAGAAACATCGAATCCAGCACCAGTCCGGTCGCCTTCGCTTCGCTCAAATGTTCCACGATACCGTCGTGCGTGCGGACCGCTTTCGTTGCGAGCTGGGTCGGAAGTTTGCGCACGTTGGACAGATCGACCAGCGTCATGGAACCGTAATCGCACAGAAAGATGGCCGGTTTAGCGTCGCCGGCCGTCTCGTAGCAAACGCCACGATACCAACGGTTAAGGCACTGCACCAGACACATTTCGCCTTCGCGTGGTAGGTACGATTCCTTAAAGGCGGCCACCTTCTTACCGTAGCATTCGAGCATGGCTTGTAGATTTTTGAGGTAGGGCAGATCTTCTATCGCTATCCAGGTGATACGGCTGTCGAGCAGAATGGTGGTACGGTTCAGGATCATAATGCACCTGTTCTTACCGACCGTCGGTTCTGCTTGCGATAGGTCCTGGAaggcaaattttaaaaattagttCGTggtttggagaaaaaaaaacccaccatgTTCCTAGCTTACCTTATACATAACGAAGGCGTCATTTCGTACGTTCCGCCCGGGGCTTGATTCGGTTCGTATCGGAACGATTTTAATCAACCGATTGATCTTTTCGTTCACACTTGTGCCTTCCGGTGTTTGCAGCTGCACATCGACGATGTTATTAACGTGCAGTCGATAGCTCATCTGCAATGGACGATCCTTCAGCTTCATCAGGTATTGTATCGCCTTTTCCCGTTCGCCCTGCTCGTCCGTAATGTCCGTTAGGCACACCTTGTACACTTGCACCTTCCGGTACATGAGCCGGATATcgtcaagcagcagcagagcgtCATTGGCAACGAACGTGACCGTGCCATGGTCGATGAAAACACACTTGCACCTTTCCGGACCGACTTCCGTTACCAGCACACGTCCGTACACATTCAGTGGTTCGTACAGTGCAAGGTAAATGTCTCCCGTTGCCGGCAATTTGCTGTGGACAACCGGCACAGCATTTAACCCAGCAAGAGCAAACTCTCCAACAGTTTTCAGGTACTGCTCGTTAGCGGCAGGTTCTGCGAGCCGTACAAAAATACGATCCGGCGTTACAACGGCTGTAATAAACACTTTCACCTTTGTCCCCGGAAGAGGATCCCGCGTAAGTACGTTGGCCGGAGCCGTCTCTTTTACAACATGCTCCTCCACTTCCGAATCGGCTTTGATCTCGTTCAACGTATCGCCTGCGGATGCGCCTGCTACGGGGCACATAAGTTTGTGTTCCGCGTAATGTTGCTTCTGATGCTGGACCGAGCAATAGTAGGTGCCGCAGCCCTTGCAGTAACTAAATCCATACCCTTTACATACCACACAGTACGACACGGCAAAACGGGCACGTTCCTGCTCGCTCAGCCCTTGGTATGTGAAGCGCTCGCCATCGAGCTGGTTTCGTTCGTTGGGACACGTTTTTTGCAACGCATCCACACGTTCCTGCAGTTCCGCCGGATCGTAATCCATCGATTTGGGTGTTTCGAACAGGTCCTCCACTTTGTAGATTCGGAAAAACAGTTCCGGATCGATGCGTCTCAAGCGTCCGTCCGCCGCACGATAGTTAACACTCGTGGCCAACAATTCCTGCACGGGGTAGTTGATCAACAGTGGCAACGAAAAGCCCACGTTGAACCTTCGCTTGATGCTGGCCTGCTCCCAGTCTTCGTCGGTCATCGGGGTGCTGGCCGCTGGCGGATCGTTCCGACCCACTGGCACTACCGTCGGCAACGTTTCTCTCGGCGTTGCAAAATCCGCATTATAGTTAAAGCCAAGCTTCATGTTAAGCTGCTTGACGGCGAGAGCGGCTtcactaaaaaaaaagaaaaggggaaATTTAATACACCTGCCTGTTGATGCGAAGTGCCAATCGTTCTTACTTTTCGCTGGAAAATTCGACGAATGCAATGCCGggcttgtttgttttaaacacATCGACCAACGTTCCGTATCTGCTGCAGAGTCGCCTCAAACCGGCCACCGTCAGGTCGCCTACATTGCGCAGTAAAATTTTGGTCAGTTGTTCCTCTTCCGGATGTTCCAGCTTCCATGCTTCGGACGATGCGGAATCTGCGTCCTCCGGTGTAGTGCTCATGGTTTggtgttaaattaatttcggACCCACGAGAAACGATTTTGTTTGCAGCAAACGACCGGCGCGCacatttgttgttggtggttgtgtTGACAGATATACCGTTTGACAGTAGCTGTCACATTTCTGTTTACAGTAGAGGACGTTGTGAATGGCGCGAAATTATCATACGGAAAATACGATTCAAATTTATCACGTGGTTAGCTCCActattgtttcatttttaaggaactgttcatttatttaaacacattttaaaGTATCTTAAGATGTCGAAAATAGAGAAAATCTTCCAAATATAtcgagaaaaataaattgatcaGCAATTGgttcaaaattttattttaaaaacaacaacatcctcAATTATCAGGACGATTATCCTGATTATCACCGTCCAATTAAAGGAAACCTAGGTAGgtcgaaacataaaaaataaaagttaaaGACTGCAGCTTCAGTAGTCCTAAGAAAGAACGTGGATTTTAATCAGTTCTTAAACAGCGTAAAACACATGAAGTGGCTTGGTTGTTTAAGACCAATCGTTTCCATTTCAAAATTTATCCGGATCGTCTTACCGGATTGAACTGAATATTCAACTACATAGTAGAAATGAgttcttcttttcctttttattagcttataaatgtttaatatttgtCTTTAAGATTCTCGTCCAGTTCCTGATAAGAGCTCTCTCTGATGAAGTTTGAAGCCTGGTCATGAACAGGTTTAGAATAAGCTGATAGTGAGTAATTTTAGTAGCCTCCGCTCGTCAGCGGATGTGTTAAAGATGTTGGAATCAGGCATACCAAATAGTTTAAAGGTTTCATTGATTGGTTGAAGGGAGAAACTAGCTCTCAGAATGGAGTGCTTTAACTGTGGATCAATATGTCGTCCTCTCTTCCAGACTATAACATCAAGCAAGGGCTCTCAGTCCTAAGCTTTGCataaaagaatgaaaataataacaacagaaaaaacaaaaggtaAGGCAAGTCCTATCAACCTTCCAGCCACACGCTTCATGCACACCAACAGCACCAAAACCTAGTTCATATTCTGATAGGTGCCATAAATGTAGGAAATGAGAAAGCTGGCCCCCGGTCCCTTCCCCCCCAAATGTATAATCGCGGAAGCGCGTGCCCACGTCGGGTGAAAAGCTTGCGTGTTTTATTGGCCTAGCAAACGGATGAAGCCAACCGGTGAAAGTCCTCCCGTTTTCCGGGCTAACTTTTCTCATTTGCAATAAATCATCTCGCACTTGTCGGTTTTTGGAGCCCGGGAACGTGTATCCCTAAAATCACTGTACGCAGGGCGGTGTGTTCTTCTGCCTTTTTTATTACGAAAGCTCGTGGATGGCCCAACACGCTGCGCTGGCCGAAGGATATTCGAATGCAACGCGTCATCATGTTAGGGTCCAGGATTGGGAGCGTTCCAGGTTGGGAGACTGTTTTTTTTGGCTACTGTTACCATTTTTACTACCATCAGTTCGACGGGCCCACTTTGCTCGATGCATTTCATTCTCCATATTTTGCCTCCGGTTCTATTACGACGCCACTCGCTGAATAAGATGAATTGACGGAGCCATTCTCCAGCACTAGCCTGTAGTAGCCTAGCAGACATCAACGGGTCGTTGATGTCTGCTAGGTCAAAGTTTTTGCCGACCGCTGCTGGGCTTTGAGCAACTTCGGAGTCCCCTCCCCTGCCTCTAGTACCTCCCATTGGTGACCATGATTTATGGCTTAAAGGTGAGGCGGGAAAATTTTTGCGCGGGAATCCTTGTCACGGCCACGCACATCGTCAGCTGTGAAGAGTTGGAACAACGGAAGAACAGAGATAAGAACATTTTGAAGAAAATCAATGGTGTTAGCGTTACATGGCGTTACGCGggaagttttcttttgctctgcAACATTTTTCATGTCCACGCAACGCAACAACCGGCCCCTAACACGATGCTCTGGCACAAAACGGAAAATGCTAACGCTGGAGAATGCGTGAGAGCGATCTCTTGGTGGAGTGAGTGAGAGacgattttcttttctctttttaaatTGCTCTATAATTTTCCGCTCCGCTCAGGGTGATAGCATCGTAACTGAACGAAGATAGATGCCGAGCAAACCGTTTTCCGGACGTCCCGATTTGAAATGTAGCATGCGGTGGAAGAAGATTTGGCAATTTGATTGCTTCAGGCCAAATTTTTCTCCTATTCCTTGCTTTTACATATATTAGTTACGAAAACCAAATGAGTTGCTACAGACAAGTATGCAAGTCAAGACCTTATCGCCTAGCAGACTTAAGGCTGTACATTATTCCGTAGTACATTCTCCCTGCTCGAAGCTCCAGTTACTCAGTCAATCCATATTCATACTAAGCGGCCACTTCCTCCTGCAAGGGTTATTAATAGACGTTCCACTTGTTCACTGCTAACGACTTAACGCCTGATCGATGGGATTGAGATTGTTCCAGTATGGTTTGATTGTTAGGTTTTTGCATGCCTGAACGGCTAGAGTAAGAGCAAAATAATGCATGCTTTAGCATGATCAGCAGACGATCATTTGTTTCCCTGGTCTTAGGGGGATTTGTGCCCTTCTCTTGTTTTAGCCGTTTCGACCATAAAGTTGATGAAATTTTCTTGATGAACATTGCGACACTCACAACTTCTTTCGGGGATATCTTAATAAATATATTCTTAACTCctggcgaaaaaaaagttgctTGAACAAATTGGCTTGGTAGTATTACAGCAACCTTTGGAAACTTTAATCTTAGCGACGGTTTATACGTCTTAGGAGTACTGAGACATAATTGGAGACACTGGATCAAGTCTGGAAGGTTcagtggccgaggcaacagcggcgccggtctccacacggcagggccaTGGTTCAAATCTCACCCAGACCGCCTCACCGTTCGATGTGCctcaaaatcaagtcacaggaagtcagaaatgtcaggccgagacctttcaaggctgtagtgccaagaaagaagagcaaGCTGGAAGAGTTCTCTTAGCTCATATATTAACTGAAGAGAAGAGTGTTGGGGTTCGTTGCTCGGGTGCTATACCCAGATGACTCGGCTCAGGATTGTAATACTCCAACCACAACTGCAACCGACAGCCGACAGCTTAGACTCCATCTGCTCCAGCCTTCGAGCTCTCTGTGCTTCTCTacattttgtgtgttgttggagTCTTTTGGATCGCAGTAATTTGTGGAGGCCCATTTGTCCAGAACAATGCCTATAAATCTATGTTATTTGAGCTATTTAAGTGAGTCTAGGTGACGATCCTCGCATCTAGACTTCCTGGGCTATACCGATAAATATTCCACAAAAGAGCACCATTTACTTTACAAAGTATTTTTTATCATGGGAAGATACCTATTGAGGATATAAATATTGAAGATTACTCTAGCTATCCCTTAAAAATATTCACTACACATCGCAACGAGCTACCATCTCGAGTTAATCCAATTCCACCAAGTTTAATAGGCCAACagaccaaaaaacaaaaaaccctcgcCTTTATTCCACCGCCAAGAATGACAATGTCAATTTGCCACGGTGCCACCAAAGATCCGGCAAAAAACGAACGCAGACTCGCGGAACGTCAGTCGGTACTCTCGCACCTACGACTGCCTCTAAAACATCAGTCCGACCCGATCACTATCGCCCGGGTGAAAACTCAATTAATTCCACAGTCCAACTGGGGGCTGACTGACCGTGCCAGCAGCTCGGGACGGCATTTTCACGGTcactcatctcatctcatctcatctcatctcacgATAAATAACCTGGTCCCGCTCGCATGGTGGTGCCTCAGAGCGAGCCTCGTTTCCGTTAGACAAATGTTTGTGGATGGGGTTTTTGTGATgtgggttttttcttcctggcTGCTACAGCTACAGACCGGTGGATGGCCAGCTGCTGGTTGTTTGCTGGAGAAGAATGATTTGCGGCCTACCCATTTCCAGTGTGCCACGTATTTATGTGAGCTTTAAATGGCAATATGTCACAGTGACGGAGGTTGGCTTTACTTGTTCCGCTGTAGTCTGTTGCTCTGCTTTTGATAAGCATTATTCATTGTTTGTTGGAGAGTTTAGTTTAGAATAGTGCAAGAAGTCCAGCTCTTGTCTAAGTATTGTAGTTGGAAAAGTCGTAATCAAATCCTTCTCGCTTATCATCAGTTAGCGGTGTCACAGCTGCTCGAAGTTGGTATAGCCTgtctattttatatttatagccATACTTTCACAGCCTTTCTACATGCACAGGGAAGCACCCCATCCATCACTAGCAAAGGGAGataaacaaaaatgcaaaacaagcGTAATATTTACAAAATGTGCCAAAGCGTCGCTGAAATCTCGATCAAACGGATCGATCTTAAATCATTCTATCATTTGAATCGCATCTTTTCCGCACCGTGGCGATGGTCTAggatgcagcagcagtcaCAGCGACACCGCATCGCCTGGACACTATCTCCACGTGGCATCGGAGTTTGGCAGAGAGCATCGATTAACTATCACTATCATCGGCTTTTTCCAAGTCCTCTACAGATGTCTGCCATAGATCGATATCTTCAGCTAACCTTTTGCCTCTTGCTGCTGCGTGTCGTCGGAGGATGTCGTAGAAAGTCCCCCGACGGCGGCACGTTACAAGGTGTCGACGGGAACGGCCGGAACCGGTTGATGGCACGAAACCCTAGAGGACCTACAGACCAAAAAAAGGGGCACAAAAACAGACGTCTTGAAGCAGTTACATGCGGCATCACGTCGGCGTGAAAGGAAATCAAGCCGTAGCGCCGCCACGCACTGTGGGACGCCGTTTAAAGGGACAGCAGTGTCAGCTGAtctgtttttgctgctgctgctttagCTCTCTCCctggagagcgttccagcgtTGGATTTCGAtcgagagtttttttttttagtttctttGGTCTTCATTTTCTAATCGGCCAGCAGAAGCTCCAACGCTTTGTCAGCGTTTAACgcgtaaagcaaacaaagcacacggaatcgtttttttttctatcgagCTGAAATGCGCGTGGTGAAAGGCCTGTTACATTGTGTCACGGGAGGCGAAGAATTACAATATGTTTTGCTTCGATTTTTTGGTCCTGTTTTTTACTTTGTCGCTATTCCCGCCTAACATCGGTTTATGTTTTAGTTTGCGTTTTACATAATCGTTGTCCAGTTGCGTTTTGTCGTCGTCTATTTTGCGTTAAAATATGcgtgaaattgattttttttccttccactcctgTTTTCA from Anopheles stephensi strain Indian chromosome 2, UCI_ANSTEP_V1.0, whole genome shotgun sequence includes the following:
- the LOC118503730 gene encoding histone H4, coding for MTGRGKGGKGLGKGGAKRHRKVLRDNIQGITKPAIRRLARRGGVKRISGLIYEETRGVLKVFLENVIRDAVTYTEHAKRKTVTAMDVVYALKRQGRTLYGFGG
- the LOC118503729 gene encoding damage-control phosphatase ARMT1-like translates to MTTTDLTTKYNIIDEKPPFNAPLKGQYKQGFGYYTMRERLPVILTQVIDQLSKDKEQIVENFGGETAREELKAAIGEISKLKYELQTDKDFRPIRTALGDETVWNSFIEGLGQDNSYFSACWLYAETYMYRRLNNIFENTKTLNKLDYFQQQKHKALTNSYDAMVAVLRSIEAFNGEPKTTEEIGSFFRQLLKLNLWGNRCDLSISAGQDVKQDGDPFSLLDSLETCIVSDHTLDIWKCITAGPASSIVEIINDNSGYELFTDLCLADFIVHHKLAPKVCFNVKAIPWYISDVTPKDMQWTLDTLAGHDTQPLLAQFGTRLKAHFASGALEMRPVDNFWTSPYEFYRMRDIAPALYDKLSEAKLLVFKGDLNYRKLLGDFNFPYSTPFLEALRGFLPTNLCTLRTVKADLICGLPEGMADELTRKDASWMVTGEYGVIQFAGK
- the LOC118503728 gene encoding protein vreteno; its protein translation is MSTTPEDADSASSEAWKLEHPEEEQLTKILLRNVGDLTVAGLRRLCSRYGTLVDVFKTNKPGIAFVEFSSENEAALAVKQLNMKLGFNYNADFATPRETLPTVVPVGRNDPPAASTPMTDEDWEQASIKRRFNVGFSLPLLINYPVQELLATSVNYRAADGRLRRIDPELFFRIYKVEDLFETPKSMDYDPAELQERVDALQKTCPNERNQLDGERFTYQGLSEQERARFAVSYCVVCKGYGFSYCKGCGTYYCSVQHQKQHYAEHKLMCPVAGASAGDTLNEIKADSEVEEHVVKETAPANVLTRDPLPGTKVKVFITAVVTPDRIFVRLAEPAANEQYLKTVGEFALAGLNAVPVVHSKLPATGDIYLALYEPLNVYGRVLVTEVGPERCKCVFIDHGTVTFVANDALLLLDDIRLMYRKVQVYKVCLTDITDEQGEREKAIQYLMKLKDRPLQMSYRLHVNNIVDVQLQTPEGTSVNEKINRLIKIVPIRTESSPGRNVRNDAFVMYKDLSQAEPTVGKNRCIMILNRTTILLDSRITWIAIEDLPYLKNLQAMLECYGKKVAAFKESYLPREGEMCLVQCLNRWYRGVCYETAGDAKPAIFLCDYGSMTLVDLSNVRKLPTQLATKAVRTHDGIVEHLSEAKATGLVLDSMFLDIYLPENEPVQVDICQRTVLKGLPGVEEKETQTVLSLHELGNFLKSRQMNV